The nucleotide sequence TCTTGACCGGCTATCAAATTAAAATAAACTCTAGCCTCCCAGTTTGAGTAACGATTGTGTCGTTCTATCCATTGATAAATGTCTCGAAAATCCTCATGGATCATATCATTTTGCAAATACCCAACTTGGCCTTTTAAAATAACGTGTTCGTGAACTTCATTATCGCCGGTGTTGGGAACTTCTTCTGTGCCTAAATTTTCATAACGTCCTTTTTCATGCTTAAACAAACGCAGGTTCCAATCTGGATATTTACCGCCGTGGCGAATCCAGGTTCCCAAAAAAAACACGCGCCGGTTTAAATAATAACCATTATAATTCTGGTTGAGAATTGCCTGAGAAATTTCATCCCACAGTTCCTCCGTAATGCGCTCATCACAATCAACGATGAGTACCCAATCATTTTGAAATTGCAAATTCTCCAGTGACCAGTTTTTCTTCTTAGGCCACCGATTATTAAAATAGAATTGGACAACTTTTGCCCCGTAATCCTCGGCAATTTCGCAGGTGCGATCCGTGCTTTGAGAATCTACCAGAAACACTTCATCCGCCCTAGCAACGCTGGACAGACAAGCCGGCAGATTTATCTCTTCGTTTTTGGCGGGAATGAGAACCGATACCGGAATTTTAGCAGGTTGGATGGTCATGATAGACAGTTATAACGAGTTATGAGTTATCAGGTATAGATTAGGAGTTATTTCTTTAATTGAAACCTCTGTGCGGGCAGGTTAACTAAGATATTGATATCAAGTGCGGGTTCTGTAACCCTGTTCTACAAACTCAAAACTCAAGTTAGGGCTGCTCAGTCTCTTTGGGAGCGAACAGCAAGCCTTGAATGGCGGCACTTAAATAACCAATCTGACCGTAGGTATACACTATATTGTCAAAGCGTTGGGCTGGATCGTTAAAGTATTTCAACGATTTGTACAGCCCTCGCACAAATCGCTCCCCCCCACGCCCTAGCTGGCGCACACCGGCAGAACCGGCTAACCGTTCCCGATAGCACTCGCTAATTCCCTGCCACCAGCCTCGCTGCAAAAACCAAGAACGGTTGATGCGATCAGGTGCGACATTGTGAGCGACTAAAGCATCAGGGAGATAGGCCACTTGCCAACCCTGCTGTAGGGCGAGTTCTGTCATGTGCAGTTCTTCATTTGATAATAACTTTTTGCCAACGCGACCAAGATTAAGATCGAAGCCGCCAATTTGCGCCAGAAAAGACCGGCGAATTGAGTAGTTTAACCCTCTTGGGGTCATGCCTGGATTGTTGATATAAATAACATCATCTCCTAAATCGTAAGCGCCTAAGTTGCCCGCAAGTCCTGGGGAAAGCCAATTGGGGGCAGTCACAGCAGCCGGCCAAAGTAAGGTGACTTTCCCACCGGCAACGGCTAGTTTTTCATTGCTTTGATAGGCGCAATAAAGCACGCTTAACCAGTTAGGGCCGGCAATGGCATCATCATCGAGATAAGCTAAAATCTCGCCGGCAGCAACGCTTGCGCCAGTATTCCGTGCCACAGAAAGGCCAAGTACAGGTTCATAAACGTATTTCAAAATCGGATGGGAACGTCGTTCTGCGACAACTTCCTGGGTACGATCATTCGACGCATTATCCACAACCACTACTTCAAAATCTGGGAAATCCTGCATCAGTAAACTATCAATAGCAGCGCCTAAATAGGTGTCTCGATTGTGGGTGCAGATAATCGCAGAAACCAGGGGTACAGGCATAAAGTTAGAAAAGTAATTGTTAGTTAGCAGCCGGTTGTGAGTCGTTGCCGGATGTCCGCAGTGGGTTGTTGCTAATGGGCATTGGGAAAAAGATAATTGTCCGCCTTGATAAACCCTTAACAAGTGACACCCTATAATGACGACTGACCAATAAGCCTTAGAAAATCAATCCCTAGTTTATCCTTGATGAACACTGAAGCTACATTGCCGGGGCGAGTCACCCTGGTTACCGGCCCGGCCCGATCTGGCAAAAGTGAGTGGGCGGAAACTCTGGCGGCGCACACCGGCACATCCGTAATTTATGTGGCCACAGCGCAGCGTGATCCCGCTGATGTGGAGTGGCAGACTCGCATCGAACAACATCGGCATCGCCGCCCTGCCGCCTGGAGGACTCTAGAAGTGCCGGTGGAGTTGCCGGCCACAATTCGCTCATTCTCCCAAACCGACACTTGCCTACTGGTTGATTCCCTAGGAACTTGGGTGGCAAACCTTTTAGATCAAGACGATGCTGACTGGGAGAAGACTTTGCAAGATTTGCTGACCAGTTTAGATGACGTTGCCGGCGAAGTGATTTTTGTGGCTGAGGAAACGGGTTGGGGCGTGGTGCCGGCATACCCTCTCGGTCGCACCTTTCGCGACAGACTTGGCCAGTTAGTTCGTCGGTTGGGTGCAATTGCCAATCCTGTTTATCTGGTTACAGGCGGCCATGTCTTAAACCTCAGCGTCCTCGGTTCTCCGCTGCCGGTGTAGCCCAACAGCCCGTCCTAGTCTTAAACCATGTTCCATTCTGTCTAAAGTCTGAGTCTGTGCCGACCATCGGGCATAAGCGCTAGGATAGAAATAAGCCGCTTTCAAAATTTGAACTGTGTCGCTTATCTGCATCCTTGTGCCTTAACTACTCTCTGTTAAACACAGGATATAAAATTGCAATTTTTTTAAGCCTTCGAGCTTTAGTTAACATTAGGAAAGTATATTCTTGGCTGTTTTTCCTCGAAATTAAGCATTTTTTGAATAAATTGAGCCATGCTAACAAGACTGAAAGCCACATCGGAAATGGGTTTTATTAGGAAAAATGAAACCGATCAACGTCATTTAACTATTTTTTACTAATATTGTATTTTTTATTTTTAGCTGTAATGAATAATGAACAAAATCAATTAAAAAGTTTAAACTTTTACTTTAATGAATTTAAATTAAAAATAAGTGATTTTATTGAAAGTAGCTAGTATATTTAATTTAGCTTGCACAAGCTAAATCTTTCAAATGGAGGATTCCAAAAATAATTAATCCACATTATAGGTAAATAAGCAGAACTCACTCACCCAAGCGCGGGGGATTTGCGAATTCACAAAACCGACAAGGTTTCACTCCTTTTTTCGTTAAACTCACTTAAACATTACCTATGGCATCCGAACATCAAGTCAGACAATATCTTGCGTATTGGTTTCAGTTGGGCAAGAAAGTTGTGATTCGCAATGGTCAGGAAGTTTTGCTGCCCAAACCAGTCTTCAACGGTGAGCGCTATAGCTCTGAATTTGAAGAATGCTGGCAGAAAATTACTGCTCCAGAATCAGGGGATTGCAATTTGGAAGGAACGGATCAAACCATTGCGGAGTTGCTAACATCGGCTTGGGAATTGGTGATGTGTTCTCGTTGCACCATGCCCGTCCCTCTGCCGACTCAGGGAATGCCGCCAGAAGCCTGTCCCTGCTTTGATTTACCCAATTGGCCAAACAATGAAGTTCCGAAACCGCGAGAAGCTGTTAACACTCAAAAGCAGCTCAATTCTATTCGCGGTCGGTTAATTAGAGCCAATTCTCAGGCGAATGAAGACAAAAAGAATAGTGGCGATAACTCGCAACTTCCTAATATGGAAATCCCTTTAAATTTGCCCACCTGTCATTGCCCCCAGGAACCGCAAGAAAGCTCAATGCGCTCCTGAATTCTGATTGATCTAACTCAAAAAATATAAAAAAGGGGCACGGTTCTCGTACCCCTATCAAGCAATGAGAGCGAATTCAAACTTTAAACTTTGGCTTCGTCCCTCACCAACTTATCCCAACCCAAATCCTTGAGACTGTTGTTGCGGCGAAGTGGACGAGTTACCAATTCTAAAATGTCACGGGCATTCGTAAAGCCGTGAATTTGAGCGAATGTGAACTCAACAGACCACTTAGTATTAATCCCCCGCGCTTCCAAGGGGTTGGCGTGCGCCATGCCGGTGATCACCAGATCCACACCAATTTCTTTAATCCGCTGAATTTGGTTGTAATTATCCGGCTTCTCGACAATCCTAGGTAGCGGCACACCCATTTCATGGCAAGTCTTCTCTAGCAAAGCCAGCTCAGCAGCCTGATAGCGCTTATCCATATAGGGAATCCCGATTTCTGGGCAAGTCATGCCACAGCGAATCAAGAAGCGTGCCAGAGAAATTTCCAGCAGGTTGTCACCCATAAAGAAGACAGACTTGCCGCGAATGATCTGGAGGTAGTCTTCCAGATTTGCCCAGATTTGCGCTTCCCGCTCATCCAGTCCCTTGGGTTCAATGCCTAATACCGAGCAGATTTTCTCAATCCAAGCGCGGGTGCCATCTGGCCCAATCGGGAAGGGAGCGCCGATCAGTTTGCACTTGCGCCGGCGCATCAAAGTCGTTGCAGTGCGGCTGAGGAAAGGATTCACTCCGCTCACAAAATAGCCTTCTTCAATCACCGGCAGTTCGGTATAACGCTTGGAAGGCAGCCACCCAGAGACTTTAATTCCTTGCTTCTTCAGCTCCAGTGTCAATTGCGTCACCACTGGATCAGGCAGCGAACCGAAAAGAACCAGCGGCGTATGGTTGACATATTCCGCTTCGTCTGCTACTACTTCTTCCTTCTTTTTGCCGAAGTTGAGCAGTTTTTGAATCGCATTCCCCTCATTTTTCTGGGTTTCTCCCACTGGCGCTTTATCCGGGCAACGAGCCGCCATCGCCGCCAGCACCGTATCTTCCCCTTGGGTAAACGCGTAGTCTAGCCCATTGGCACGAGCCGTCACAATCGGAATTCCAATCTCGGCTTCCAACTTAGGAGCCAAGCCTTCCAAATCCATTTTGATAATTTCAGTCGT is from Microcoleus sp. FACHB-68 and encodes:
- a CDS encoding glycosyltransferase family 2 protein — translated: MTIQPAKIPVSVLIPAKNEEINLPACLSSVARADEVFLVDSQSTDRTCEIAEDYGAKVVQFYFNNRWPKKKNWSLENLQFQNDWVLIVDCDERITEELWDEISQAILNQNYNGYYLNRRVFFLGTWIRHGGKYPDWNLRLFKHEKGRYENLGTEEVPNTGDNEVHEHVILKGQVGYLQNDMIHEDFRDIYQWIERHNRYSNWEARVYFNLIAGQDDSGTIGANFFGDAVQRKRFLKRTWVRLPFKPILRFIVFYIIQLGFLDGRAGYIYARLISQYEYQIGIKLYELRKFGGHLNVALPSAAKQKSLQNPDS
- a CDS encoding glycosyltransferase family 2 protein, whose product is MPVPLVSAIICTHNRDTYLGAAIDSLLMQDFPDFEVVVVDNASNDRTQEVVAERRSHPILKYVYEPVLGLSVARNTGASVAAGEILAYLDDDAIAGPNWLSVLYCAYQSNEKLAVAGGKVTLLWPAAVTAPNWLSPGLAGNLGAYDLGDDVIYINNPGMTPRGLNYSIRRSFLAQIGGFDLNLGRVGKKLLSNEELHMTELALQQGWQVAYLPDALVAHNVAPDRINRSWFLQRGWWQGISECYRERLAGSAGVRQLGRGGERFVRGLYKSLKYFNDPAQRFDNIVYTYGQIGYLSAAIQGLLFAPKETEQP
- the cobU gene encoding bifunctional adenosylcobinamide kinase/adenosylcobinamide-phosphate guanylyltransferase, whose amino-acid sequence is MNTEATLPGRVTLVTGPARSGKSEWAETLAAHTGTSVIYVATAQRDPADVEWQTRIEQHRHRRPAAWRTLEVPVELPATIRSFSQTDTCLLVDSLGTWVANLLDQDDADWEKTLQDLLTSLDDVAGEVIFVAEETGWGVVPAYPLGRTFRDRLGQLVRRLGAIANPVYLVTGGHVLNLSVLGSPLPV
- a CDS encoding ferredoxin:protochlorophyllide reductase (ATP-dependent) subunit N, with amino-acid sequence MTVAQPEALNFECETGNYHTFCPISCVAWLYQKIEDSFFLVIGTKTCGYFLQNAMGVMIFAEPRYAMAELEEGDISAQLNDYDELKRLCLQIKRDRNPSVIVWIGTCTTEIIKMDLEGLAPKLEAEIGIPIVTARANGLDYAFTQGEDTVLAAMAARCPDKAPVGETQKNEGNAIQKLLNFGKKKEEVVADEAEYVNHTPLVLFGSLPDPVVTQLTLELKKQGIKVSGWLPSKRYTELPVIEEGYFVSGVNPFLSRTATTLMRRRKCKLIGAPFPIGPDGTRAWIEKICSVLGIEPKGLDEREAQIWANLEDYLQIIRGKSVFFMGDNLLEISLARFLIRCGMTCPEIGIPYMDKRYQAAELALLEKTCHEMGVPLPRIVEKPDNYNQIQRIKEIGVDLVITGMAHANPLEARGINTKWSVEFTFAQIHGFTNARDILELVTRPLRRNNSLKDLGWDKLVRDEAKV